One genomic segment of Microvirga ossetica includes these proteins:
- a CDS encoding SGNH/GDSL hydrolase family protein, which produces MSHIVLLGDSIFDNGTYVRRGEPDVVAQVRARLPRDWRATLCAVDGAVTRDVERQLKHIPADASHLVVSAGGNDGLLNMGVLRQGARSVAEVMEKLSAVREDFADSYRVMVDAVTAPRLPVALCTIYNACFPDPQEQRLVLTGLAILNDVITREAFARCLPLIDLRLICDEPDDYANPIEPSAKGGEKIAAVIAQVAVGNTIFPRSQVFAE; this is translated from the coding sequence ATGAGCCATATTGTTCTTCTCGGCGACAGCATCTTCGACAACGGGACCTATGTCCGGCGCGGCGAGCCCGATGTAGTGGCGCAGGTCAGGGCCAGGCTGCCCCGCGACTGGCGAGCGACCCTCTGCGCGGTTGATGGGGCGGTCACCCGCGATGTGGAGCGCCAGCTGAAACACATCCCTGCGGATGCGAGCCATCTCGTCGTGAGCGCCGGCGGCAATGACGGCTTGCTCAACATGGGCGTCCTGAGACAGGGAGCTCGTTCGGTGGCCGAAGTGATGGAAAAGCTCTCTGCCGTGCGCGAGGATTTCGCTGACTCCTATCGGGTGATGGTGGATGCCGTCACGGCGCCGCGGCTGCCGGTCGCGCTCTGTACCATCTACAATGCCTGCTTCCCCGACCCGCAGGAGCAGCGCCTCGTCCTGACAGGCCTCGCAATCCTTAACGACGTCATCACCCGCGAGGCCTTCGCCCGCTGTCTCCCTCTCATCGATCTCCGGCTCATTTGCGACGAACCCGACGACTATGCCAATCCCATCGAGCCCTCAGCCAAGGGTGGCGAGAAGATCGCCGCCGTGATCGCGCAGGTGGCGGTAGGGAATACGATCTTTCCGCGGTCGCAGGTGTTTGCAGAGTGA
- a CDS encoding DUF6894 family protein, with the protein MPARYYFHLTNGEEVIRDEDGIEAPDARTALIHAFEAIAELRQDDTAASSEWQGWRLDIIDGSGKLIHSLPLDGPAPDPRSHH; encoded by the coding sequence ATGCCAGCACGCTACTATTTCCATCTCACCAATGGCGAAGAGGTAATACGTGATGAGGATGGCATCGAAGCGCCTGACGCTCGCACGGCTCTCATCCATGCCTTTGAGGCGATTGCGGAACTCAGACAAGATGACACCGCCGCCTCGAGCGAATGGCAGGGATGGAGGCTCGACATCATTGATGGCTCAGGCAAGCTGATCCACAGCCTCCCGCTGGACGGTCCTGCACCGGATCCAAGGTCTCATCATTAG